The following is a genomic window from Solanum stenotomum isolate F172 chromosome 4, ASM1918654v1, whole genome shotgun sequence.
TTGTTGAATTTCGTAACTATTGGTGGAGGGGAGTCTGTACAGTGTTGTTACAAGCGTGGGGAGAGATTAGCCACCGTCTTGAGTTTTCTCTTTCGTTTAGCATTTCCAATTGCTCCTGTAAAACATTACATAGATATAGAATTTTGGTTACTCCTATTCTTTGGTTTCATCTCTACCCCCAACTCCATCTTCACTTACCTTAGTTATGTGCACTTGTATGCAATGTATAGGGCACCAACTTTTGCCCTTGAAAGGtttattcttcaatttagaGAGGTCAGTGTTGCTTGAGGCCAAATTTTCTGTTTCAATGTTGCTTaattgtatattaaaatttgagtGGGACAATTAACATTTACTGCATATATGTACATTAGATTTACAGTGGTAGCTCACTTGGCTTCTTTCNNNNNNNNNNNNNccccccccccccccccccccctcctatCTCTTTGCTACTCTGCATATCAAGTCCAGTGGGTTTTCTCTCTTTTGTATCTCAACAACTTTCTATAGTATTTTCACCATGACTTTATTTGTCAAACCTGTTTTTGAAAACACTTCTCTTGAGCCTAGGGTTTATCGGAAACATCTTTTGCCTCACACAAGGTAGAAATAAGGTTTGTGTATCTAGTAGATCTCACTTGTGGGATCATACTGGAACGTTATTGTACCTCAATAGCTTCAAGGTTTTTAGttatttgaaagaaagaatTAGGACAGATAAATAGAACTTCATTACGTGTAGGTAaaatttttgccttttttgAAACCTCTTTAGCCTGcaaagataaaaataagatttgCATGCATCTCATTCTTTTCGGACTTAACTTGTATGCCTATGTAATGTTGTTGAAGGTCTTGCCCTTTTTTCCATGCCTCTATCTTGGTTgcttaatttctttctttcttgtgtAGTAAAACATGATGGAGATGTGTTGGTTGATTTTGGTCATTGGTGTTTTTTTAGTCTCACACTAAAAGGGTCAATATTAATGTTTTTGGATAGCcacatctttttaaatttattttttggagtTTTAGATGACTTCTTTTTCTAGATGGTGAAGTTTTCCACAAGTTTGTCTTTTTGTGTCCCATTCCTCTTTTCGAGGCTTACCCTAGGAAACAAGATTACAAGTCCCCAATTTGAGAATTCAATATCATGTGTTTCATACTTTGCATTTCAACTAATGTGATCTTGAATCTTTTAATTAAGTTTGCACGccttttaagaaataatgattgatattcGATAGTTTGTGACTATGCTTTTCAAGTAATGTTTCAAATTTTTCAATCGTAAATGTCATGAGATTTGTTCGATTTTCTTCATTCATAAATACTAAATTGAGAATTATAAAGAGTCAATCCTAGTAAGGGAAAAGTAAGTCAGGGTAATCTACTGTCACGTTGAAGGAGCCTCTAACAACTAAATTGGTATAAAAGAATTTATCGTAACACATAAAATTCTCTCTATAATATTCCTTTGATGAAGTTTTTGAGCATAACTTCGATAAGCGTGAGGGGTAAGCTATAAATAAAATTCTCTCTATAATATTCCATAGACGAAGTTTTCGAGCATAACTTCGATAAGCGTGAGGGGTAAGCTATAAATCCATCCCTTCTAGTCAATATATTAATCTTTTCATAATCATgaattattattactaaaacAACTCATTAagattttgtcattttatccAATAATTAGTCGCCACGTCATAGTGATGACGCGTCACCCGCcatctttactttctttatatttattatattctcacccaccaatttttttcttattcatcATTATCGGTGCTACTTTTTTGACCGGCTGTGGGTTTACGGTGACCGGAGACGGCGGCGACGACAGTGGCAGCGGCTCAGAGTAATAGATATGGCGGAAGACAAGTATAATCTGAAAAATCCAGCGGTGAAGAGAATCTTACAGGAGGTTAAAGAGATGCAATCAAACCCTTCCGATGATTTCATGAGCCTTCCTCTTGAGGTTTCAATTTAATTccttaattttcctttttttcttatgaaatcgATCTTATCCTTTCATGTTTTATCTGTTTGGATCTAGAATTTTAATGTGGTGCATTTTTTGCTTTATGAGattcaaatttattaaaaagatTAACTTTTTAGGTGAATTGCAAATTATATGTGCTAATTTTCAGAATTGAGGATTAATGTAGTTTGATTTAGCTTAGAAAATTAGTCTAATTCGCTTGCCATGAGCTAAAACTGTGAAACAAGTGGATGTAGGTAAATTTGCTGGATCCATTTGAAAGTTAGTCAAATATACTGGGATAAGCAAGAAGTGTCCAATACATTGGAGAATTTGTCTGCTTGTATGAGTGTAGATGTAAATAGGGTGTGTGGTTAGTTGGTATTCAAGGTAAGAGGGTATAGCTAATTTGCTTTGTCGCGAGTGGTGGGGAGGCGGGGGTGTACTTGTTTGCTTTTTTGCTATGGAAGTGATGGTTTACTGCATTGGTAGGGAAGCTGTTTCCTTGATGCGATTTTTCCTGCATGGATGTACaagtttaaaaatttgaaactgTTTGGCAAAAGCTTGTTTGCTGTATTTACTgctgacaaaataaaataaattgaaaattggaCAAGCAGCAACCATTGATTTCTAGTATTTAATATGATAGTGGTTCTATATAAGAATGCTCATGATATAAACTCTTAAGCTTCAATAAAGTTTTATAATCTAAGTTCATATGTCAAGGATATTAGTTGATCCTGCTGAAGAATAAACCTCACTAACAATGAATGATCTATGTGCTCTTCTAGCTCTCTGTTTGATGACTATGTGGTGTTGTGTATACATGGTCAAGATTTGATTTTTGGGcattttccttctattcctatgaGGTAACATGTGTATATATGATCTTGAATCCATCACTGGTAAatgaatttcatcataattgATTCTGTCGATATAACTTCAAAAGATTGCGTCTTGCATGAAATTCTATTGATAAATGACTGGTTGTCTTCCATTTACAAGTTACTTTTAATTCTAGGACTTGCACAACGACATAGCCATTTAAAACTGAACTTTATATTACTTTTTCAGGAGAACATATTTGAATGGCAATTTGCAATCAGGGGTCCACGAGATTCTGAGTTTGAAGGGGGGATTTATCATGGACGAATCCAGTTGCCAGCCGAATATCCTTTCAAGCCTCCTTCTTTCATGCTTTTGACAGTgagtttctttctatttttaaagCTCGTCTTACTCCTTGAGTCATTTTATGGAACAAGGTTTAGTAATTGGAATAGAGCAAGGCGCGAGCTTTGTCGGTTAAACCCCACACTGCGACAAGCAGACTTTACAGATTGGGCCGGGCAGGGTGCTAATAAGTTTTGATGTGAAAAAAAGGTATCATGGGAAAAAAGAGGCTAAGAGATTTCTAATTCAAGTGGAAAGTCAGCAACTCTTAGGAAAGTTTTTACCATACGATAAGATCTGACTCGAGTCTGAAGGAAGTTGTTGCTTTGCTCCATGTGCAAATCTTGAATAAGTTTTGAGGTGTGACCCAAGCCCCCCTCCCCGCTCCCTTGCTACACAAATTCGTTCAGGAGGGTAGCTAAAAAGGTTGGAGAAGCAAAACAAAAGGTTCGTGGATTAACGATCTGAAAGAGAATAGATGGGATTATTGGGTTGGTGGGGGCAAAAAGGAGTGTTTTGTGGGTGGGTCAGGTTACAGACTGGAGAAGCCAAATTTCATTAGCATCTAGGTTTAGAGTTGATTCATTTCatgtttaatattaataatctGCTAACTCATGGTTTTGCTCTTTTCAGCCAAATGGACGTTTTGAAACTCAAACCAAGATTTGTTTGAGTATTTCTAATCATCATCCTGAGCACTGGCAACCGTCATGGAGTGGTAACTTCATCATTCTCTCTTACCATTTTTCCCGATGTGttatattttgatgaatttcaCTTTCATATCGTTGTCTTAGCGTTCTTTTCTTGGGATATATTGACAGATACCCTGTTTACGTGAAAGCAATAGAACAGTTCCTCTTGTTGCAATTTTAGGCAATGACATGTTAGGACATAAAAAGATATCTTCATCTGCATGAGTTGGAAATTTCCCTCAAAAATTATATGCTCCATTGCTTTTAACTTGTGGCTGTATTTTGCTGAGTCTATTATTGAAATATAGCATGAGGTTGTGTTGATGGATGTAAAAGATAGAAGATATGATTGAATACGTgcactaaatttttttataatggcTGCTGGTGTACTGTACTTGAGCAAAACAAAAATGCAGATACTGTAGTAggcaaaaatttcaaatcaaaaagTGAAGTGTGAGCAACCTTTTTTTGCAATTATTATTCCTTAGTTGTATTGACTAGAGAGGAGCATTTTTCGGTGGATCAAGCTACTGCATGGTATAGTCTTCTGAATTAATGGATGCTGCTTCCCATGTTTTGGCAGGTGCACAGCTACTGAAGCTAATCCGTATTTAATTGTTTTACTTTTGATTTGCAGTTCGCACTGCGCTGGTAGCTCTGATCGCATTTATGCCTACCAGCCCAAATGGTGCCCTTGGATCACTAGAATACACAAAGGAAGAAAGGCGTGTTTTAGCTATTAAATCTCGTGATGTGGCTCCAAGATATGGGACTCCTGAGCGCCAGAAGCTGATTGACGAGGTATAGCATTATCTGAATATCATTTTGACAGCCAATAAGTTGTTATCTGTGGGCATGAGAATTAATAGTTGGTTTATTTTATAGATACATGATTACATGCTAAGCAAAGCACCACCAGTTCCTCAAGCTACTACCTCACCAGCTCCTGAAGAACAGAACAGTAATAGAGAGGACGAGGTTCAAGAGAGTCCTGAGAACCCCAGCAATGAAGCTACTGAAGAAAGACGTCCTAATCCATCTGTTGCTGACACAACTACTGAAGAAAGACGTGAATTGGCTTTAGATGCTGATCCTGTACAGGCACCTATAGAGCCCCCTGCTGTTCGACCTAATGAGCATCGGATATTGCATACACCTCAACAGAGCATTCCGAGGCAGGCTGATGACCGTTTCTTCACATGGGCAGCAGTTGGACTTACAATCGCTATACTTGCACTTCTGATTAAGAAATTCATGAAAGCTAATGGACACGGTGCTGTCTTTATGGATGAATCGTAAATCTGCCAGCAGTAATTATGGAGTTCGACAGGGGCAATTTACTTCACTTTCAGCCAACTTATGCAGAAAAAATGtagtatatttatccttttg
Proteins encoded in this region:
- the LOC125862363 gene encoding ubiquitin-conjugating enzyme E2 32 — encoded protein: MAEDKYNLKNPAVKRILQEVKEMQSNPSDDFMSLPLEENIFEWQFAIRGPRDSEFEGGIYHGRIQLPAEYPFKPPSFMLLTPNGRFETQTKICLSISNHHPEHWQPSWSVRTALVALIAFMPTSPNGALGSLEYTKEERRVLAIKSRDVAPRYGTPERQKLIDEIHDYMLSKAPPVPQATTSPAPEEQNSNREDEVQESPENPSNEATEERRPNPSVADTTTEERRELALDADPVQAPIEPPAVRPNEHRILHTPQQSIPRQADDRFFTWAAVGLTIAILALLIKKFMKANGHGAVFMDES